From the Anas platyrhynchos isolate ZD024472 breed Pekin duck chromosome 27, IASCAAS_PekinDuck_T2T, whole genome shotgun sequence genome, one window contains:
- the PPP1R12B gene encoding protein phosphatase 1 regulatory subunit 12B isoform X13 encodes MSSLYTRSKEYTRSRKAQSDSPPSSPSPIAKTLRHERLSRLEAATNPTPASDSSSYSDRASSRSSAYTRRENRLAALSSRAEEESNRDYKKLYESALSENQKLKSKLQEAQLELADIKSKLEKAAQQKQEKTSDRSSMLEMEKREKRALERKLSEMEEEMKILTELKSDNQRLKDENGALIRVISKLSK; translated from the exons ATGTCGTCCCTGTACACCAGGAGTAAGGAATATACTCGAAGCAGGAAGGCTCAGTCAGATTCGCCCCCAtcctctccttccccgattGCAAAGACACTCAGA CATGAAAGACTTTCCAG GTTGGAAGCAGCTACAAACCCTACTCCTGCCAGTGACTCCTCCTCCTACAGCGATCGTGCCTCCAGCCGCTCCAGTGCCTACACCCGGAGGGAGAACCGGTTAGCTGCcctcagcagcagagcagaagagGAGAGTAACAGGGACTATAAAAAG TTATATGAAAGTGCCCTGTCTGAAAATCAAAAGCTGAAGTCAAAACTGCAAGAAGCCCAGCTTGAGTTGGCCGACATCAAATCGAAGTtggaaaaagcagcccag cagaaacaggagaaaacttCTGACCGGTCTAGCATGCTGGAGATGGAGAAAAGG GAGAAGCGAGCCCTGGAGCGGAAACTCTCTGAAatggaggaggagatgaag ATTTTGACGGAGCTGAAGTCGGACAATCAAAGGCTGAAGGACGAGAACGGAGCGCTCATTCGTGTCATCAGCAAGCTCTCCAAATAG
- the SYT2 gene encoding synaptotagmin-2 isoform X1, whose protein sequence is MSPVLLGEAAEGSRAHHGHAVLQVPRPTMTFKQASMMAPEAAASTVPMATMENSTEAAGPGESKEDMFAKLREKFMNELNKIPLPPWALIAIAVVAGLLILTCCFCICKKCCCKKKKNKKEKGKGMKNAMNMKDMKSGNQDDDDAETGLTEGEGEEEEKEPENLGKLQFSLDYDFQANQLTVGILQAAELPALDMGGTSDPYVKVFLLPDKKKKYETKVQKKTLNPAFNETFTFKVPYQELGGKTLVMAIYDFDRFSKHDIIGEVKVPMNTVDLGQPIEEWRDLQSGEKEEPEKLGDICISLRYVPTAGKLTVCILEAKNLKKMDVGGLSDPYVKIHLLQNGKRLKKKKTTVKKKTLNPYFNESFSFEIPFEQIQKVQVVITVLDYDKLGKNEAIGKIFTGCNSTGTELRHWSDMLANPRRPIAQWHSLKPEEEVDAALGKNK, encoded by the exons aTGTCCCCAGTGCTGCTCGGGGAGGCAGCCGAGGGCAGCAGGGCCCACCACGGCCACGCTGTGTTGCAGGTTCCCCGTCCCACCATGACGTTCAAGCAGGCGTCCATGATGGCCCCGGAGGCCGCGGCCTCCACCGTGCCCATGGCCACCATGGAGAACTCCAccgaggcggcggggccgggcgagAGCAAGGAGGACATGTTCGCCAAGCTGAGGGAGAAGTTCATGAACGAGCTCAACAAGATCCCCC TGCCGCCCTGGGCCCTCATCGCCATCGCCGTGGTGGCCGGCCTCCTCATCCtcacctgctgcttctgcatctGCAAGAAGTGCTGctgcaagaagaagaagaacaagaaggagAAGGGCAAAGGCATGAAGAACGCCATGAACATGAAGGACATGAAGTCGGGCAACCAG GACGATGACGACGCGGAGACGGGACTGACGGAGGGGGAAGgcgaagaggaggagaaggagccagAGAACCTGGGCAAGCTGCAGTTCTCGCTGGACTACGATTTCCAGGCGAACCAG CTGACTGTGGGGATCCTCCAAGCCGCTGAACTGCCAGCCCTGGACATGGGCGGCACCTCGGACCCCTACGTCAAGGTGTTCCTGCTCCCCGACAAGAAGAAGAAGTACGAGACCAAGGTGCAGAAGAAGACGCTCAACCCCGCCTTCAACGAGACCTTCACCTTCAAG GTCCCCTACCAAGAACTGGGTGGGAAGACGCTGGTGATGGCCATCTACGACTTCGATCGCTTCTCCAAGCACGACATCATCGGCGAGGTGAAGGTGCCCATGAACACGGTGGACCTGGGGCAGCCCATCGAGGAGTGGCGGGACCTGCAGAGCGGCGAGAAGGAGGAG CCAGAGAAGCTGGGCGATATCTGCATCTCCCTGCGGTACGTGCCGACGGCCGGGAAGCTCACTGTCTGCATCCTGGAGGCCAAGAACCTGAAGAAGATGGACGTGGGGGGCCTCTCAG ATCCCTACGTGAAGATTCACCTGCTGCAGAACGGGAAGAggttgaagaagaagaagaccaCAGTCAAGAAGAAGACCTTAAACCCCTACTTCAACGAGTCCTTCAGCTTTGAGATCCCCTTTGAGCAGATACAG AAAGTGCAGGTGGTGATCACGGTGCTGGACTATGACAAGCTGGGGAAGAATGAAGCCATCGGCAAGATCTTCACGGGCTGCAACTCCACCGGCACGGAGCTGCGGCACTGGTCCGACATGCTGGCCAACCCCCGGCGGCCCATCGCCCAGTGGCACTCGCTGAAGCCAGAGGAAGAAGTAGATGCAGCTCTCGGGAAAAACAAATAG
- the SYT2 gene encoding synaptotagmin-2 isoform X2, with translation MTFKQASMMAPEAAASTVPMATMENSTEAAGPGESKEDMFAKLREKFMNELNKIPLPPWALIAIAVVAGLLILTCCFCICKKCCCKKKKNKKEKGKGMKNAMNMKDMKSGNQDDDDAETGLTEGEGEEEEKEPENLGKLQFSLDYDFQANQLTVGILQAAELPALDMGGTSDPYVKVFLLPDKKKKYETKVQKKTLNPAFNETFTFKVPYQELGGKTLVMAIYDFDRFSKHDIIGEVKVPMNTVDLGQPIEEWRDLQSGEKEEPEKLGDICISLRYVPTAGKLTVCILEAKNLKKMDVGGLSDPYVKIHLLQNGKRLKKKKTTVKKKTLNPYFNESFSFEIPFEQIQKVQVVITVLDYDKLGKNEAIGKIFTGCNSTGTELRHWSDMLANPRRPIAQWHSLKPEEEVDAALGKNK, from the exons ATGACGTTCAAGCAGGCGTCCATGATGGCCCCGGAGGCCGCGGCCTCCACCGTGCCCATGGCCACCATGGAGAACTCCAccgaggcggcggggccgggcgagAGCAAGGAGGACATGTTCGCCAAGCTGAGGGAGAAGTTCATGAACGAGCTCAACAAGATCCCCC TGCCGCCCTGGGCCCTCATCGCCATCGCCGTGGTGGCCGGCCTCCTCATCCtcacctgctgcttctgcatctGCAAGAAGTGCTGctgcaagaagaagaagaacaagaaggagAAGGGCAAAGGCATGAAGAACGCCATGAACATGAAGGACATGAAGTCGGGCAACCAG GACGATGACGACGCGGAGACGGGACTGACGGAGGGGGAAGgcgaagaggaggagaaggagccagAGAACCTGGGCAAGCTGCAGTTCTCGCTGGACTACGATTTCCAGGCGAACCAG CTGACTGTGGGGATCCTCCAAGCCGCTGAACTGCCAGCCCTGGACATGGGCGGCACCTCGGACCCCTACGTCAAGGTGTTCCTGCTCCCCGACAAGAAGAAGAAGTACGAGACCAAGGTGCAGAAGAAGACGCTCAACCCCGCCTTCAACGAGACCTTCACCTTCAAG GTCCCCTACCAAGAACTGGGTGGGAAGACGCTGGTGATGGCCATCTACGACTTCGATCGCTTCTCCAAGCACGACATCATCGGCGAGGTGAAGGTGCCCATGAACACGGTGGACCTGGGGCAGCCCATCGAGGAGTGGCGGGACCTGCAGAGCGGCGAGAAGGAGGAG CCAGAGAAGCTGGGCGATATCTGCATCTCCCTGCGGTACGTGCCGACGGCCGGGAAGCTCACTGTCTGCATCCTGGAGGCCAAGAACCTGAAGAAGATGGACGTGGGGGGCCTCTCAG ATCCCTACGTGAAGATTCACCTGCTGCAGAACGGGAAGAggttgaagaagaagaagaccaCAGTCAAGAAGAAGACCTTAAACCCCTACTTCAACGAGTCCTTCAGCTTTGAGATCCCCTTTGAGCAGATACAG AAAGTGCAGGTGGTGATCACGGTGCTGGACTATGACAAGCTGGGGAAGAATGAAGCCATCGGCAAGATCTTCACGGGCTGCAACTCCACCGGCACGGAGCTGCGGCACTGGTCCGACATGCTGGCCAACCCCCGGCGGCCCATCGCCCAGTGGCACTCGCTGAAGCCAGAGGAAGAAGTAGATGCAGCTCTCGGGAAAAACAAATAG
- the SYT2 gene encoding synaptotagmin-2 isoform X3 → MLGEGWGPQGFNGAIQDPSSLPQPGSHRDAVRNVDLFPPGAVIVLPLRRPDPVLPLCLGTSSTDPQDDDDAETGLTEGEGEEEEKEPENLGKLQFSLDYDFQANQLTVGILQAAELPALDMGGTSDPYVKVFLLPDKKKKYETKVQKKTLNPAFNETFTFKVPYQELGGKTLVMAIYDFDRFSKHDIIGEVKVPMNTVDLGQPIEEWRDLQSGEKEEPEKLGDICISLRYVPTAGKLTVCILEAKNLKKMDVGGLSDPYVKIHLLQNGKRLKKKKTTVKKKTLNPYFNESFSFEIPFEQIQKVQVVITVLDYDKLGKNEAIGKIFTGCNSTGTELRHWSDMLANPRRPIAQWHSLKPEEEVDAALGKNK, encoded by the exons ATGCTGGGGGAGggttggggtccccaggggttCAATGGGGCCATACAAgaccccagctccctgcctcagCCTGGGTCCCACCGTGACGCTGTCCGTAATGTTGATCTCTTCCCTCCTGGTGCTGTCATCGTCCTCCCTCTGCGCCGCCCTGACCCCGTGCTCCCTCTGTGTTTGGGGACATCCTCCACG GACCCCCAGGACGATGACGACGCGGAGACGGGACTGACGGAGGGGGAAGgcgaagaggaggagaaggagccagAGAACCTGGGCAAGCTGCAGTTCTCGCTGGACTACGATTTCCAGGCGAACCAG CTGACTGTGGGGATCCTCCAAGCCGCTGAACTGCCAGCCCTGGACATGGGCGGCACCTCGGACCCCTACGTCAAGGTGTTCCTGCTCCCCGACAAGAAGAAGAAGTACGAGACCAAGGTGCAGAAGAAGACGCTCAACCCCGCCTTCAACGAGACCTTCACCTTCAAG GTCCCCTACCAAGAACTGGGTGGGAAGACGCTGGTGATGGCCATCTACGACTTCGATCGCTTCTCCAAGCACGACATCATCGGCGAGGTGAAGGTGCCCATGAACACGGTGGACCTGGGGCAGCCCATCGAGGAGTGGCGGGACCTGCAGAGCGGCGAGAAGGAGGAG CCAGAGAAGCTGGGCGATATCTGCATCTCCCTGCGGTACGTGCCGACGGCCGGGAAGCTCACTGTCTGCATCCTGGAGGCCAAGAACCTGAAGAAGATGGACGTGGGGGGCCTCTCAG ATCCCTACGTGAAGATTCACCTGCTGCAGAACGGGAAGAggttgaagaagaagaagaccaCAGTCAAGAAGAAGACCTTAAACCCCTACTTCAACGAGTCCTTCAGCTTTGAGATCCCCTTTGAGCAGATACAG AAAGTGCAGGTGGTGATCACGGTGCTGGACTATGACAAGCTGGGGAAGAATGAAGCCATCGGCAAGATCTTCACGGGCTGCAACTCCACCGGCACGGAGCTGCGGCACTGGTCCGACATGCTGGCCAACCCCCGGCGGCCCATCGCCCAGTGGCACTCGCTGAAGCCAGAGGAAGAAGTAGATGCAGCTCTCGGGAAAAACAAATAG